From the Malus domestica chromosome 17, GDT2T_hap1 genome, one window contains:
- the LOC103435724 gene encoding 23 kDa jasmonate-induced protein-like → MEMGRDVFGNPITTATLEGMPEYRSGKITRIDRARAAMDMKKARGKDYVKARAHLEHLKDESGTKLANLVLIYNATGDTVRCVGQKDWIGVDIVYPPLIGNGQWAAFLTVKNPSYSYGSTSAVVYRGKNADGNNCDYMLSWSNPADRVKWDNTVCTQVRRTNHFDNGATWNEIYDHLCRTRSSQEDTWHGCTSTISTDSAIFAVVEGTLTLEDV, encoded by the exons atggagatggGGAGAGACGTGTTTGGCAACCCCATCACAACCGCAACTTTGGAGGGTATGCCAGAGTATAGATCTGGGAAAATAACAAGAATCGACAGGGCACGCGCGGCAATGGATATGAAAAAAGCCAGGGGAAAGGACTACGTGAAGGCACGAGCACACCTCGAGCATTTGAAGGACGAATCGGGTACAAAACTCGCCAATCTCGTCCTTATTTACAATGCAACAGGAGACACCGTCAGATGTGTTGGTCAGAAAGATTGGATTGGCGTTGACATAGTGTACCCACCATTGATTGGAAATGGCCAGTGGGCTGCGTTTCTGACCGTCAAAAACCCCAGTTATAGTTATGGCTCTACTTCCGCTGTTGTGTATCGCGGCAAGAACGCCGATGGTAACAACTGCGACTATATGCTGTCTTGGAGCAACCCGGCGGACAGGGTTAAATGGGACAACACG GTGTGTACGCAGGTTCGCAGAACTAACCACTTTGACAATGGAGCAACTTGGAATGAAATCTACGATCACTTGTGTAGAACTCGCTCGTCCCAAGAGGATACATGGCATGGATGTACCTCAACCATCTCAACTGACAGTGCTATTTTCGCAGTAGTTGAGGGAACACTCACTTTAGAAGATGTCTGA